A stretch of Deltaproteobacteria bacterium DNA encodes these proteins:
- the sufC gene encoding Fe-S cluster assembly ATPase SufC has translation MLEIRNLHAEVAGRKILKGVNLTVKPGEVHAIMGPNGTGKSTLAQVLAGRETYTVTEGEVRFHGTDLLELATEERAREGLFMAFQYPVEIPGVSTSYFLKNALNAVRRHKGLEELDAADFLVLVKEKMKMLDMDSSFLSRAVNQGFSGGEKKRNDIFQMSVLEPSLAILDETDSGLDIDALRIVAAGVNQMRGPDRAIVVITHYQRLLNYIEPDVVHVMVDGRIQRSGGPELAHELEEKGYAWIENGAAAPAAS, from the coding sequence ATGCTCGAGATCCGGAATCTGCACGCCGAGGTGGCGGGGCGAAAAATTCTGAAGGGCGTGAACCTGACCGTGAAGCCGGGAGAGGTGCACGCGATCATGGGGCCGAACGGCACGGGCAAAAGCACGCTGGCCCAGGTGCTCGCCGGGCGCGAGACTTACACCGTTACCGAGGGCGAGGTGCGCTTCCACGGCACTGACCTGCTGGAACTCGCCACGGAGGAGCGCGCCCGCGAGGGCCTGTTCATGGCGTTCCAGTATCCCGTCGAGATTCCGGGGGTTTCAACCTCGTACTTCCTCAAAAACGCGCTCAACGCGGTGCGCCGCCACAAAGGGCTTGAGGAACTCGACGCCGCGGATTTCCTCGTGCTCGTCAAGGAGAAAATGAAGATGCTCGACATGGATTCGAGCTTCTTGTCCCGCGCGGTCAACCAGGGATTTTCCGGCGGCGAAAAGAAGCGCAACGACATCTTTCAGATGAGCGTTTTGGAACCCAGCCTCGCGATTCTCGACGAGACCGACTCGGGGCTCGACATCGACGCGCTGCGCATCGTCGCCGCGGGCGTGAACCAGATGCGCGGTCCGGATCGCGCCATCGTCGTCATCACGCACTATCAGCGTCTGCTCAACTACATCGAGCCCGACGTCGTTCACGTCATGGTGGACGGTCGAATCCAGCGCTCGGGCGGACCGGAACTCGCCCATGAGCTGGAAGAAAAGGGTTACGCGTGGATCGAAAACGGCGCGGCCGCGCCGGCGGCGTCGTGA
- the sufB gene encoding Fe-S cluster assembly protein SufB: protein MSSPTDVIQERISQEYKWGFVSDVEADQFPPGLNEDVVRLISKKKGEPEFLLNYRLKAYRAWLKMEQPDWAHLRIAPIDYQAISYFSAPKGMGDADKPKSLEDIDPEIRRTYDKLGISLVEQMRLSGIAVDAVFDSVSVATTFRDKLMELGIIFCSFSEAVLEHPDLVEKYLGSVVPIHDNYFAALNSAVFSDGSFCFIPKGVRCPMELSTYFRINAANTGQFERTLLVADEGATVSYLEGCTAPMRDENQLHAAVVELVALPGATIKYSTVQNWYPGDKDGKGGIYNFVTNRGKAFECAKISWTQVETGSAITWKYPSCILQGDNSVGEFYSVALANNRQQADTGTKMVHVGRNTKSTIVSKGISAGFGQNTYRGQVFIAKGAENARNYSQCDSLLIGDKCGAHTFPYIDVSNPSGQVEHEATTSKISEDQIFYLRQRGLSTEDAVGLIVNGFCKEVFRELPMEFAVEAQKLLGVSLEGSVG from the coding sequence ATGTCGAGTCCAACCGATGTCATCCAGGAACGGATCAGCCAGGAATACAAGTGGGGCTTCGTCAGCGACGTCGAGGCGGACCAGTTCCCGCCGGGGCTGAACGAAGATGTGGTTCGGCTGATTTCGAAGAAAAAAGGCGAGCCCGAATTCCTGCTCAACTACCGCCTGAAGGCATATCGCGCGTGGCTCAAGATGGAGCAGCCCGACTGGGCGCATCTGCGCATCGCGCCGATCGACTATCAGGCGATCTCCTATTTTTCCGCCCCCAAGGGCATGGGCGATGCGGACAAGCCGAAGAGTCTCGAGGACATCGATCCCGAAATCCGGCGCACCTACGACAAGCTCGGCATCTCACTCGTCGAACAGATGCGCCTTTCGGGGATCGCCGTGGACGCGGTTTTCGACAGCGTCAGCGTGGCGACGACCTTTCGCGACAAGCTGATGGAGCTGGGCATCATCTTTTGCTCGTTCTCCGAGGCGGTGTTGGAGCACCCTGATCTCGTGGAGAAGTACCTGGGCTCCGTCGTTCCCATCCACGACAACTACTTCGCCGCGCTCAACTCGGCGGTCTTTTCCGACGGCTCGTTCTGCTTCATTCCCAAGGGCGTGCGCTGCCCCATGGAACTGTCCACGTATTTCCGCATCAACGCGGCGAACACGGGACAGTTCGAACGCACGCTGCTCGTCGCCGACGAGGGGGCGACGGTCAGCTATCTGGAAGGCTGCACCGCGCCGATGCGCGACGAGAACCAGCTCCACGCGGCGGTCGTCGAACTCGTGGCGCTGCCCGGGGCCACGATCAAGTATTCGACCGTGCAGAACTGGTATCCCGGCGACAAGGACGGCAAGGGCGGCATTTACAACTTCGTGACCAACCGCGGCAAGGCGTTCGAGTGCGCGAAGATCTCGTGGACGCAGGTGGAGACCGGCTCCGCGATCACGTGGAAGTACCCGAGCTGCATTCTGCAGGGCGACAACTCGGTGGGCGAGTTTTACTCGGTCGCCCTCGCGAACAATCGCCAGCAGGCCGATACCGGGACGAAGATGGTGCACGTCGGCCGCAACACGAAGAGCACGATCGTCTCGAAGGGCATCTCGGCGGGATTCGGTCAGAACACCTATCGCGGGCAGGTCTTCATCGCGAAGGGCGCCGAAAACGCGCGCAACTATTCGCAGTGCGACTCGCTGCTGATCGGCGACAAGTGCGGCGCGCACACGTTTCCGTACATCGACGTGTCGAATCCCTCGGGGCAGGTGGAGCACGAGGCCACCACGTCGAAGATCAGCGAGGATCAGATTTTCTATCTGCGGCAGCGGGGTCTATCGACCGAGGATGCGGTGGGCCTGATCGTCAATGGATTCTGCAAGGAAGTCTTCCGCGAGCTGCCGATGGAGTTCGCGGTCGAAGCGCAAAAACTGCTCGGCGTGAGCCTCGAGGGCAGCGTCGGCTGA
- a CDS encoding SUF system Fe-S cluster assembly regulator — translation MLRITRQTDYGIVLLTQYVGQAPGASFAAKDLASLTRLPVPMVSKILKLLAKDGLLESQRGAKGGYSLAVPPTDISVARVIAALEGPISMTHCVSVDDRGRESECENTQHCPVRPNWQRINQVVQDALARVTIAEMVGDGANCGPTANFLKALEQLSEAHAS, via the coding sequence ATGCTGAGAATCACAAGACAAACCGACTACGGCATCGTCCTGCTGACGCAGTACGTCGGGCAGGCGCCCGGCGCGAGTTTTGCGGCAAAGGATCTCGCGTCGCTCACGCGGTTGCCGGTGCCGATGGTCAGCAAGATCCTGAAATTGCTGGCAAAAGACGGTTTGCTGGAGTCGCAGCGCGGGGCGAAGGGCGGCTACAGCCTCGCCGTTCCTCCCACGGACATCAGCGTGGCGCGCGTGATCGCGGCGCTCGAAGGCCCCATCTCGATGACGCACTGCGTCTCGGTGGACGACCGGGGGCGCGAGAGCGAGTGCGAGAACACGCAGCACTGCCCGGTGCGTCCCAATTGGCAGCGGATCAATCAGGTGGTCCAGGACGCGCTGGCGCGGGTGACGATCGCCGAGATGGTGGGGGACGGGGCGAACTGCGGCCCGACGGCGAATTTTTTGAAAGCGCTGGAGCAACTGTCCGAGGCGCACGCCTCGTAA
- a CDS encoding SDR family oxidoreductase has protein sequence MDLGLKGKTALVCAASKGMGRACALEFAAEGANLVICARGEQRLAQTADEARALGVEVESIVADMTSADDRRRLFDSAIRRFGRVDILVNNAGGPPPGSWTQFDLDAYRSAVELSMLSSIDMTHLVLPGMIRRGWGRIVNITSIAVKQPVIGLILSNTARTGLIGFAKTVATEVAARGVTVNNVCPGIVLTDRMRELLGGDATIDMKPEGDGAAARLIRDTPVGRMATPEEVSALVAFLVSERASFITGVSIAVDGGAARALF, from the coding sequence ATGGATCTGGGTTTGAAGGGGAAAACCGCGCTCGTGTGCGCGGCGAGCAAGGGAATGGGCCGCGCGTGCGCGCTGGAGTTCGCCGCGGAGGGCGCGAATCTGGTGATCTGCGCGCGCGGCGAGCAGCGGCTCGCGCAAACGGCGGACGAGGCTCGCGCGCTCGGCGTCGAAGTCGAGTCGATCGTCGCCGACATGACGAGCGCTGACGACCGCCGCCGCCTGTTCGACTCGGCGATCCGCCGATTCGGGCGCGTGGACATCCTCGTGAACAACGCCGGCGGTCCGCCGCCGGGATCGTGGACGCAGTTCGACCTCGACGCTTATCGTTCGGCGGTGGAACTCTCGATGCTGTCATCCATCGACATGACGCACCTCGTCCTGCCCGGCATGATCCGGCGCGGCTGGGGGCGCATCGTGAACATCACGTCGATCGCCGTGAAGCAGCCGGTGATCGGATTGATCCTGAGCAACACCGCGCGCACGGGGCTAATCGGGTTCGCCAAGACCGTCGCGACCGAGGTCGCCGCGCGCGGCGTGACGGTCAACAACGTCTGCCCGGGCATCGTGCTGACCGACCGGATGCGCGAACTGCTCGGCGGCGACGCGACGATCGATATGAAGCCCGAGGGCGACGGCGCGGCCGCGCGGCTGATTCGCGACACGCCCGTGGGGCGGATGGCGACCCCAGAAGAGGTTTCCGCGCTCGTGGCGTTTCTCGTGTCGGAGCGCGCATCGTTCATCACGGGCGTGAGCATCGCCGTGGACGGCGGCGCGGCCCGCGCGCTGTTTTAG